The nucleotide sequence ttacaaaaaacTCATCTGGCCatataaatgaagataataaaacaaaGGGCGCCAAACACAATAAAGAAGACTATTATGTGATATCCAAAAAATATCACACGAAACAATATTTAAGGAATTATCCACATTTACGAGCAAgaacaaaattatatagTAGCCTATTTAGATTAAAATCAGATATAATTTTTGAaacttttaattttttaaaaaaaaaaaaaaattatacatatattaatacacCCATTTTAACAAGTAATGATTGTGAAGGAGCTGggaaattattttatgcAACTACATTATTTGAtcaacaaataaaaaatgaacagAGAGAAGAAGATCATAtgaaaaaaggaataaCAAATGAAATAGCAggtaatataaaagaaaaacgttattatcaaaatgaacatttagaatatatatcacGTCATAAAAGTATATCGAAAATTGAAGGTTTTGACGAAatgttattaaaaaatgtatcTAATGATTGTATATCACCTAACAATACAGAATCATATAATAACTGTTTTGAAAAcgatttttttaaaaaagcATGTTATTTAAATGTATCTAGTCAATTATCTTTAGAATGTTTATGTTGTTCTATAGGTGATGTATTCACTTTAAATCCTTCATTTAGAGCCGAGAATTCAAATACATTTAGACATTTAAGTGAATTTCTTATGCTAGAAGTAGAATTAGCTTTTTCAAACTTGAAAGATATAATAGACATTTCagaagaatatattaaagaaatGATTACTTATGCTTTATACAAATCAGAAGATGTAAATTACTTGAATGAATATCatgataaaaatttaaaaaataaactagaaaatatattaaataagaAATTTGTTCTTATAACATATGATGAAGCAATAAATATActgaaaaaagaaaatattttttatgatttcCAATGGGGTAAAGATTTTTCATTTGAAGAACAAAAATACCTAGCCACAAACTATTTTAAAGCCCCTGTTGTTATAATCAATTACCCAACTCATATAAAAccattttatatgaaattaaATGAAGATGAAAAAACTGTCTCTTGTATGGATATTATTTTTCCAGATGTTGGAGAAGTTGTAGGAGGGTCTGAAAGAGAAATTAATTTGaagaatttaaaaaaacaaatggaaaataaaaagttaaatatgaaattataTGATCCTTATATACAACTTAGAAAACATGGAAATATACCTCATGCTGGTTTTGGCATAGGTATGGATAGATTGATCATGTTCCTTTCatcaataaataatataagaGATGTCGTAACCTTCCCAAGATATCCAGGTTCActttttatgtaatattataatgttttTATGAATTCGGAAATCATTActatttcattttcttgaaaaaaaaaaaaaaaacattttttttttcatcacTATGAGTGTATATTtaagttaaaaaaaaaaaaaaaaaaaaNNNNNNNNNNNNNNNNNNNNNNNNNNNNNNNNNNNNNNNNNNNNNNNNNNNNNNNNNNNNNNNNNNNNNNNNNNNNNNNNNNNNNNNNNNNNNNNNNNNNgaaaaagaaaaagaaaatgaaaatgaaaagtatatgcttgtatatttatttatttataattttttttttttatttttttgttaagtatatatatatatatatatttatatttatatttatatttatatgtttatgttAAAACACTTTTGAAACCTCTGACGTTTTATTGATTCATTTGaataaacatttttatatcttttaaaatattatcaacTTGATCAATGTCACAAGAATGTAAAGAGACCCACTGGGCATATAAAAGACTGTTGTGTGCTATGGTGTTAATACACTCACCAACTAtctaaaaaataaaacaaatacatatatacaatatatatatatatatatatatatatatatatatatatatatatatatgtatatatgttatgtcttgtttatttatttatttatttatatcatgtttatattacattttctGATGTCGTTTCAAATTTACGACATCGTTGGATACATTCATCACTCTTTTGCTTAAATTGATCAACAAGTTCGGAATTCCTTTGGCTgaaatttaataaatcatttatctttttctCATAATCTGATTTGTTTATGACCTCCAATAACTTGTTACAAGAATCTTTTaaattgttatatttttctgAAACTTcagtatttatattattaactGTTTCGAAAAAATCAT is from Plasmodium reichenowi strain SY57 chromosome 5, whole genome shotgun sequence and encodes:
- a CDS encoding asparagine--tRNA ligase, putative; its protein translation is MRIYFITLIYFFTLLFLLTKCIKNKNRNKISNISCTYNLSRIKNRPVLTTGTKRRKLRNYFFFLNNYRKMISLCNKIDIKKRFLLPKFQGKYNLYCTTKNVERTRIKDLFKMDVKEAQHKNFKICGWIKSVRTVGKSYFVFVDINDGSYYKNLQVIIDDKIPDYEYILKTSTDDAIECFGELKGSIGKKQKVELCVYDISKNHYIKLFKQMNQDTVEEKEKINDSGKEKDNHNFKSNDHVNNYNDSNNNNNNNNNVNNYHDSNNNNNNHVNNYHDSNNNNYNNNNHVNNYHDSKNDHANYYHDNNNINDNIIFTKNSSGHINEDNKTKGAKHNKEDYYVISKKYHTKQYLRNYPHLRARTKLYSSLFRLKSDIIFETFNFLKKKKNYTYINTPILTSNDCEGAGKLFYATTLFDQQIKNEQREEDHMKKGITNEIAGNIKEKRYYQNEHLEYISRHKSISKIEGFDEMLLKNVSNDCISPNNTESYNNCFENDFFKKACYLNVSSQLSLECLCCSIGDVFTLNPSFRAENSNTFRHLSEFLMLEVELAFSNLKDIIDISEEYIKEMITYALYKSEDVNYLNEYHDKNLKNKLENILNKKFVLITYDEAINILKKENIFYDFQWGKDFSFEEQKYLATNYFKAPVVIINYPTHIKPFYMKLNEDEKTVSCMDIIFPDVGEVVGGSEREINLKNLKKQMENKKLNMKLYDPYIQLRKHGNIPHAGFGIGMDRLIMFLSSINNIRDVVTFPRYPGSLFM